The following are encoded together in the Peromyscus leucopus breed LL Stock chromosome 1, UCI_PerLeu_2.1, whole genome shotgun sequence genome:
- the Adam8 gene encoding disintegrin and metalloproteinase domain-containing protein 8 isoform X3, with the protein MLGLWLLSVLWTSVIALEPPLPDVKQYEVVWPRRLAPSRSRRDLPSHEGLYPENLSYALGTKGHIFTLHLQKNRDLLGSSYIETYSAANGSEVKEQLHEQDHCLYQGHVEGYQGSAASLSTCAGLRGFFQVGTTVHLIEPLDGDEEGQHAVYEAKQLHEKVGTCGVNTSLDDLGPRALEIYRSQPRNWLTPRETRYVELYVVTDSREFQKLGSREAVRQRVLEVVNHVDKLYQELNFRVVLVGLEIWTWDKFSISPNVDDTLENFLNWREQNLLGQHPHDNVQLITGVDFTGTTVGLAKVSAMCSRHSGAVNQDHLRNPIGVASTMAHEMGHNLGMTHDENIHGCYCPIPREAGGCIMTESFGSEFPKKFSRCSQVDLESFVMKPQTSCLTNAPDVNRFVGGPVCGNGFLERGEQCDCGTPQDCKNPCCNATTCQLVKGAECASGACCHKCKVKPAGELCRPMKDRCDLEEFCDGQRPECPEDAFQQNGTPCPGGYCFNGNCPTMTQQCQDLWGPGARAASDSCFTFSIPRGCSGSLYPGRMNRCGVLFCEGGEKPLERSSCTFSSGYGVCKALSTDSNTGTYELVGQGIKCEEGKVCMNGHCQDLLVYGPKNCSAKCNNHGVCNHKRKCHCDAGWAPPHCAQRLADIPGKRAASGSFPVGVLVFLVILLAAMVILAGVIIYRKAQSQVQRRSVAPKPTTGLCNPLFYTGDSSLPDKSRPPGPPEVVSANQPLSPTVTPKRPPPAVLHCN; encoded by the exons GGCCTGTACCCAGAGAATCTGAGCTATGCTCTTGGGACCAAAGGGCACATTTTCACCTTGCACCTTCAGAAGAACAG GGACCTGCTGGGCTCAAGCTACATAGAGACCTACTCAGCTGCCAATGGTTCTGAGGTGAAGGAGCAGCTGCATGAACAG GACCACTGCCTCTACCAGGGCCATGTGGAAGGGTACCAGGGCTCAGCTGCCAGCCTTAGCACCTGTGCTGGTCTCAG GGGCTTTTTCCAAGTTGGGACCACTGTCCACTTGATTGAGCCTCTGGATGGTGATGAAGAGGGACAACATGCAGTGTACGAGGCAAAGCAACTGCATGAGAAAGTTGGAACCTGTGGGGTCAACACCAGCCTGGATGACCTAGGACCTCGGGCCTTAGAAATCTACAGGTCTCAGCCCCGG AACTGGCTGACCCCCAGAGAAACCCGCTATGTGGAGCTGTATGTGGTCACAGACAGCCGAGAG TTCCAGAAGTTGGGGAGCAGGGAGGCCGTGCGCCAGCGAGTGCTGGAGGTGGTAAACCACGTGGACAAG CTTTATCAGGAACTCAATTTCCGTGTGGTCCTGGTGGGCCTGGAGATCTGGACATGGGACAAGTTCTCCATCAGCCCCAATGTTGATGATACATTGGAGAACTTCTTGAACTGGAGGGAACAGAACTTGCTAGggcagcacccacatgacaacgtGCAACTTATCAC GGGGGTTGATTTCACCGGGACCACTGTTGGACTGGCTAAGGTGTCGGCCATGTGTTCCCGGCACTCGGGAGCTGTGAACCAG GACCACCTCCGGAACCCCATTGGTGTAGCATCCACCATGGCCCATGAGATGGGCCACAACTTGGGCATGACCCATGATGAAAACATCCATGGCTGCTATTGTCCTATACCACGGGAGGCTGGTGGCTGCATCATGACTGAAAGCTTTGG CTCCGAGTTCCCCAAGAAATTCAGCAGGTGTAGCCAGGTTGACCTGGAGTCATTCGTGATGAAGCCCCAGACAAGCTGCCTGACCAATGCCCCAGATGTCAACCGGTTCGTGGGTGGCCCCGTGTGTGGAAACGGATTTTTAGAGCGTGGAGAGCAGTGTGACTGTGGTACACCTCAG GACTGTAAGAACCCCTGCTGCAATGCTACCACTTGCCAGCTGGTCAAGGGGGCAGAGTGTGCCTCCGGCGCCTGCTGTCATAAGTGCAAG GTGAAGCCAGCTGGTGAGCTGTGTCGTCCTATGAAGGACAGATGTGACCTGGAGGAGTTCTGTGATGGCCAGAGGCCAGAATGCCCTGAAGATGCTTTCCAACAGAATGGCACACCCTGCCCAGGGGGCTACTGCTTTAATGGGAACTGCCCCACAATGACACAGCAGTGCCAGGATCTGTGGGGGCCAG GTGCCCGGGCTGCATCAGACTCCTGTTTTACCTTTAGCATCCCTCGGGGCTGCAGTGGCAGTTTGTACCCTGGCAG GATGAACCGATGTGGGGTGCTGTTCTGTGAGGGAGGCGAGAAGCCCCTTGAACGCTCCTCCTGCACTTTCTCCTCCGGATATGGAGTTTGCAAAGCCCTCTCCACAGACAGCAACACTGGCACCTATGAGCTAGTAGGCCAGGGCATCAAGTGCGAGGAGGGGAAG GTTTGCATGAATGGACACTGCCAGGACCTCCTTGTATATGGACCTAAGAACTGCTCTGCTAAGTGCAACAACCATGGG GTATGCAACCACAAGAGGAAGTGCCACTGCGATGCGGGTTGGGCCCCACCCCACTGTGCACAGAGGCTGGCAGATATACCAGGTAAACGAGCAG CATCTGGAAGCTTTCCAGTCGGTGTGCTGGTATTCCTGGTGATCCTGCTGGCTGCGATGGTCATCCTGGCAGGTGTCATCATCTACCGAAAGGCCCAGAGCCAAGTCCAGAGGAG gaGTGTGGCACCCAAGCCCACCACAGGGCTCTGCAACCCCCTGTTCTACACGGGGGACAGCAGCCTGCCAGATAAGAGCAGGCCTCCAGGCCCTCCAGAGGTGGTTTCGGCCAACCAGCCCCTGAGTCCCACAGTGACACCAAAGAGGCCGCCCCCTGCA gtcctccactgtaactga